One segment of Marinobacter sediminum DNA contains the following:
- a CDS encoding HDOD domain-containing protein, whose translation MAGQDSLPLRRLKVFQPLNRLTDDQLVLLASRAERRSLGPGQRVVERGVRDGLEFFLVSGQVELEAVDGRKSVIDAESDKALHPIARLQPRMYDVTAVKPCEFLVVEQDILNQMLRSAPVAQVEMDSGEGTGGEESEEHHLLMEFYSELRSNQLKLPSVPDVAWKVRRLVDREESTAEQVANAVSADPAIAAKLVRACNSPLYRGFSDVRNVREAVVRLGMRTTRQLVTVFSMREVFKTRQAPLQREMEKLWRHSREVAALCWVLADHATRLNPEEALLAGLLHDIGVVPVLVQAEHHSNLFANEANLQHAIGELRADVGTAVLESWSFPPTFINAVRFAEEWQHECPESEPQLTDVVIVAQLHAMIGSSQNADLPSFDQVPAYRRLGEMELNASRSLQLLTEARARVEEVQQLLSIR comes from the coding sequence ATGGCCGGCCAGGACAGCCTGCCTCTTCGTCGTCTTAAAGTGTTTCAGCCGCTAAATCGACTCACTGATGATCAGTTGGTCCTTCTTGCCAGTCGCGCTGAACGACGTTCTCTCGGTCCCGGCCAACGGGTTGTTGAACGTGGTGTTCGCGACGGGCTGGAATTTTTTCTGGTCAGCGGTCAGGTTGAGCTCGAAGCCGTTGATGGGCGTAAATCCGTGATTGATGCGGAGAGTGACAAGGCGCTTCATCCGATTGCGCGACTTCAGCCTCGAATGTACGACGTGACAGCCGTTAAACCTTGCGAGTTTCTCGTGGTAGAACAGGACATTCTCAACCAGATGCTGCGTTCGGCTCCGGTTGCCCAGGTCGAGATGGATTCCGGTGAAGGCACGGGTGGAGAGGAGAGTGAAGAGCATCACTTGTTGATGGAATTCTACTCTGAGCTCCGTTCCAATCAGCTCAAACTGCCCAGTGTTCCGGACGTGGCCTGGAAAGTCCGGCGTTTGGTGGATCGTGAAGAGTCAACCGCAGAACAGGTTGCAAACGCCGTATCCGCCGACCCGGCCATCGCCGCCAAATTGGTGCGGGCATGTAACAGTCCACTCTATCGCGGTTTCAGTGATGTTCGTAATGTCCGTGAAGCGGTGGTTCGACTGGGGATGAGAACAACCCGGCAGCTGGTGACCGTGTTTTCCATGAGGGAGGTGTTCAAAACCCGGCAGGCACCCCTGCAGAGAGAAATGGAGAAGCTCTGGCGCCATTCGCGGGAAGTGGCAGCTCTGTGCTGGGTGCTGGCGGATCATGCCACACGTCTCAACCCTGAAGAAGCACTCCTGGCCGGCTTGCTGCACGATATCGGGGTTGTCCCCGTTCTGGTTCAGGCCGAGCACCATTCGAATCTGTTTGCCAACGAGGCCAACCTCCAGCATGCGATTGGGGAGCTCCGCGCCGATGTTGGGACTGCCGTTCTGGAAAGCTGGTCTTTCCCGCCAACCTTTATCAATGCGGTACGCTTTGCCGAAGAATGGCAGCACGAATGTCCCGAGTCGGAACCTCAGCTGACAGATGTGGTGATCGTGGCACAATTGCACGCCATGATCGGTTCCAGCCAGAATGCCGATCTGCCATCCTTTGATCAGGTGCCTGCGTATCGCCGGTTGGGTGAAATGGAACTGAACGCATCCCGAAGCCTGCAGCTTCTGACGGAAGCCCGCGCGCGCGTTGAGGAAGTTCAGCAACTGTTGTCGATTCGATAA
- a CDS encoding LON peptidase substrate-binding domain-containing protein: MNVPLFPLNSIVLPRGRIPLQLFEPRYIDMLTRCLKEDRGFVVVLLRDGNETASTAAFYDIGTYVRITDFQQLENGLLGITVEGVAKVSVVRSWQQEDGLNIGDVEVLLDEADSKVPGRFSELPSVLRALSQHPVIRDLEMEVDYEDARHVGWRLTELLPLDKQEKQRLVELQDPLERLSRLQELLEALEEG; encoded by the coding sequence ATGAATGTACCTCTCTTTCCCCTGAATTCGATAGTCCTGCCCAGGGGAAGGATACCCTTGCAGCTGTTCGAGCCGCGATACATTGACATGCTTACACGCTGCCTCAAGGAGGATCGTGGTTTTGTCGTGGTCCTGTTACGGGATGGCAACGAGACAGCTTCTACCGCTGCCTTCTACGACATCGGTACCTATGTACGCATTACTGATTTTCAGCAGCTTGAAAATGGCCTGTTGGGGATAACTGTGGAGGGGGTTGCCAAGGTTTCCGTGGTTCGTAGCTGGCAACAGGAAGACGGCCTGAATATCGGCGACGTGGAAGTTCTGCTGGATGAGGCGGATAGCAAAGTCCCGGGGCGTTTCAGTGAATTGCCTTCGGTTCTGCGGGCGCTCTCCCAACATCCTGTTATCCGTGATCTCGAGATGGAGGTGGATTACGAGGATGCGCGCCATGTCGGCTGGCGTCTTACAGAACTGTTGCCCCTGGACAAACAGGAAAAACAGAGACTTGTTGAGTTGCAGGACCCTCTGGAGCGGTTGAGTCGTTTGCAGGAATTGCTGGAAGCGCTGGAGGAAGGCTAG
- a CDS encoding bifunctional DedA family/phosphatase PAP2 family protein gives MSTSWLGDLSAWLSIHPGWLAAALFSTAFVESLAIAGIIVPGVAILFAVAALAGQTGMPLIAALIWAGLGAIAGDTISFALGRMLQGRLDSVWPLSRFPALIAKGEYFFRQHGGKSVVIGRFVGPVRPVIPMIAGALLMPWQRFIAFNVASAVGWAPVYILPGFLVGNALASEIQPPAHFYAVIGISLATLLMVYLVLFRFQLGLGEGSRFYSWLERAMAHYDATHRFWRLYTNTRPAQEGEFPLASFMLAAGASGLLLLWGQLATHTQVLTPFNHLALEWFEQLRQPLLDGPAIVATLLGDPPVLVAAAILGCLALMFRGYYAAAAHIVAATLLTIVLVWLLKFTLSIPRPDEVLSPPTSGSFPSGHSAGITVFVTLLASFVAGETRNRKRWQTYVLFSLPLLPVAISRLYLGVHWFTDIIGGILLGLAITSGVRASYSRFDRIHLSADLTLVLAGMLWFAFTIGYLVLAWPNALIAYRPV, from the coding sequence ATGAGCACCAGCTGGCTTGGTGACCTTTCAGCCTGGCTGAGCATCCATCCGGGCTGGCTGGCCGCCGCACTTTTCAGCACAGCTTTCGTCGAATCACTGGCCATCGCCGGCATTATCGTGCCCGGGGTCGCCATCCTGTTTGCAGTTGCTGCCCTTGCGGGCCAGACCGGCATGCCACTGATAGCAGCACTGATCTGGGCCGGGCTTGGCGCCATCGCCGGGGATACCATCAGCTTTGCGCTCGGACGAATGCTTCAGGGCAGACTGGACTCCGTGTGGCCCCTGAGTCGCTTTCCGGCACTGATTGCCAAGGGAGAATACTTCTTCCGTCAACACGGTGGCAAAAGCGTTGTTATTGGTCGCTTTGTGGGCCCTGTTCGCCCGGTCATTCCGATGATAGCGGGTGCCCTGCTCATGCCCTGGCAACGGTTTATTGCGTTCAATGTCGCTTCAGCCGTGGGCTGGGCACCAGTCTATATTTTACCAGGGTTTCTGGTGGGCAATGCACTGGCCAGTGAAATACAACCGCCAGCGCACTTTTACGCGGTCATTGGAATTAGCCTCGCCACGCTTCTGATGGTTTATCTGGTGCTGTTTCGATTCCAACTTGGTCTCGGTGAAGGCAGCCGTTTTTATTCATGGCTGGAACGCGCAATGGCACACTATGATGCCACCCACCGCTTCTGGCGCCTCTATACGAATACCCGCCCGGCGCAAGAGGGGGAGTTTCCTCTGGCGTCCTTCATGCTTGCAGCGGGAGCATCCGGCCTACTGCTCTTATGGGGTCAGCTGGCGACCCACACGCAGGTGTTGACACCGTTCAACCATTTGGCACTGGAATGGTTCGAGCAGTTGAGACAACCGTTACTGGATGGCCCCGCGATTGTCGCCACACTGCTGGGTGATCCCCCGGTGCTTGTTGCAGCCGCCATACTGGGTTGTCTGGCCCTCATGTTCAGGGGCTATTATGCAGCTGCCGCTCACATAGTCGCCGCCACATTACTGACTATTGTTCTGGTCTGGCTACTGAAATTCACCTTGAGCATCCCCCGTCCTGATGAAGTATTGAGCCCTCCCACTTCCGGTTCGTTTCCAAGCGGGCATAGCGCCGGCATTACCGTGTTTGTAACCCTGCTCGCCAGTTTCGTGGCGGGCGAGACGCGTAATCGAAAACGCTGGCAGACCTATGTCCTGTTCTCACTACCTTTACTGCCCGTCGCTATCAGCCGGCTGTACCTGGGGGTGCATTGGTTCACGGACATTATCGGGGGGATACTTTTGGGACTGGCTATTACATCTGGTGTCCGGGCCAGCTACAGTCGTTTTGACCGGATTCACCTCAGTGCAGACCTGACCCTGGTCCTCGCGGGGATGTTGTGGTTTGCCTTCACAATCGGCTATCTGGTACTTGCCTGGCCAAATGCGCTTATCGCCTATCGGCCGGTCTAG
- a CDS encoding GGDEF domain-containing protein: MTETRLRTWTHSIGYALATLFIFILAMQNLRYGFYELFYLAAGMAALTLAGTAYTFICRRHQLSAPGHLVILTGLNSGLLAAMATLDSPGINHWAMPLLVLNLLILPLRQGVTLSLLLLVPASILLLIREPSADALTIIAGLFILLTAASLYIWHYDHMAQSAEDLAITDPVTGAHNARFLDETLQKEISRAIATGHMLSVINLSIDYASEVEDLHGKEGIHKLFRHMTEHLFGVIRAGDTLYTLNNSEFFLILPFTPEEGVRVIAERIRRTIAEREWPVVGKATVSLGCTTRENGDTRTDGLRKRAHQAMEEAHRRGADSIWFSPGETITT, from the coding sequence ATGACCGAGACACGGCTGAGAACCTGGACCCACAGTATAGGCTACGCCCTCGCCACGCTGTTTATCTTCATCCTCGCAATGCAGAATCTGCGCTATGGCTTTTACGAGTTGTTTTATCTCGCCGCCGGCATGGCCGCGCTGACGCTGGCAGGAACCGCCTATACCTTTATTTGCCGGCGACACCAATTATCGGCACCGGGGCACCTGGTCATTCTGACCGGCCTGAACAGTGGGTTGCTCGCGGCCATGGCCACTCTCGATAGCCCCGGTATCAATCACTGGGCCATGCCTTTGCTGGTTCTCAACCTGCTGATCCTGCCTCTCAGGCAAGGCGTCACGCTTTCCCTGTTACTGCTGGTTCCCGCATCGATTTTGTTGCTTATCCGCGAGCCGAGTGCCGATGCCCTGACTATCATTGCCGGCTTGTTTATTTTGTTGACTGCGGCTTCACTTTACATCTGGCATTACGACCACATGGCCCAGTCAGCCGAGGACCTGGCAATCACCGATCCGGTCACCGGCGCGCACAATGCTCGGTTTCTGGATGAAACCCTGCAGAAGGAAATCAGCAGGGCCATTGCCACCGGCCATATGCTTTCAGTGATTAATCTGAGCATTGACTATGCCTCCGAAGTGGAAGACCTGCATGGCAAGGAGGGCATTCACAAGCTGTTCCGACACATGACAGAGCATCTTTTCGGCGTGATACGTGCGGGTGACACCCTGTATACCCTCAACAATTCCGAATTCTTTCTCATTCTTCCGTTTACACCCGAAGAGGGTGTGAGGGTGATTGCCGAGCGTATTCGCCGGACGATTGCAGAACGCGAGTGGCCAGTTGTCGGCAAAGCCACCGTCAGTCTTGGTTGCACAACCCGTGAAAACGGGGACACCCGCACTGACGGGCTTCGGAAACGGGCCCACCAGGCAATGGAGGAAGCCCACAGACGCGGTGCGGACTCTATCTGGTTCAGCCCGGGAGAGACCATTACGACATGA
- a CDS encoding GGDEF domain-containing protein codes for MAQLAEKFLLSRLSRAGFVALIAIAAACAVLGEPLTSATAAAAAGIVICGRSFHSSREKNPWPRIQQLFFVALLLLLLTSFWTGPWTLSHWLYAVPLVAFALVPGSIAALATIVIIVLSVVATQWATGLADRHQMISAFLLTVLLSGILIFLREYKTRQLAPLRRTDELTQAASREYLSADLHKEIQRSEREGTDMSIIMIGLDTHLSDNDPDEDIRSILPRIGRYLHSQIRDFDTYYRVADLQFLVILPGIATSDAIARAEVIRKGLCTLLESHGMKLTLSTGIAGLNIGDNADSLQQSAANALRRAQQQGGNRTQAYSAWGQASSHGQAPAEGPAS; via the coding sequence ATGGCCCAGCTGGCCGAAAAATTCCTGTTAAGCCGATTGTCGCGGGCCGGATTCGTGGCCCTGATTGCCATAGCCGCGGCCTGTGCTGTGCTGGGCGAGCCGCTGACTTCTGCCACAGCTGCCGCTGCTGCCGGCATCGTTATCTGTGGGCGAAGCTTTCACTCCAGTCGCGAGAAAAATCCCTGGCCCCGAATCCAGCAACTGTTTTTTGTCGCACTCCTGCTGCTTCTGCTGACCAGCTTCTGGACTGGCCCCTGGACGCTGAGCCACTGGCTTTACGCGGTCCCGCTTGTGGCATTTGCACTTGTCCCGGGGAGTATCGCGGCCCTTGCCACGATCGTGATCATCGTCCTGTCGGTCGTGGCGACGCAATGGGCCACCGGCCTTGCAGATCGCCACCAGATGATCAGTGCGTTTTTGCTGACTGTCCTGCTCTCCGGCATTCTGATCTTCCTTCGAGAGTACAAGACCCGCCAGCTCGCGCCCCTCAGGCGCACCGATGAGCTGACCCAGGCTGCAAGCCGCGAGTATCTGTCGGCTGATCTGCACAAGGAGATTCAGCGGAGCGAACGGGAAGGTACGGACATGTCCATCATTATGATCGGACTGGACACGCACCTGAGTGACAATGACCCGGACGAAGATATCCGCTCAATCCTGCCGCGCATTGGCCGCTACCTTCACTCGCAGATCCGGGATTTTGATACGTATTATCGGGTTGCAGATCTCCAGTTTCTGGTCATCCTGCCAGGCATTGCCACGAGCGACGCCATTGCACGCGCAGAAGTTATCCGTAAGGGCCTGTGCACACTGTTGGAATCCCATGGAATGAAACTGACCCTGAGTACCGGTATTGCCGGCCTGAATATCGGTGACAATGCGGACAGCCTGCAGCAAAGCGCTGCCAACGCGCTGCGACGGGCTCAGCAGCAGGGTGGCAACCGTACCCAGGCATACAGTGCATGGGGACAGGCATCATCTCATGGCCAAGCTCCTGCCGAGGGACCCGCATCATGA
- a CDS encoding glutamate-5-semialdehyde dehydrogenase — MDIAAYMTEVGQQARAAATLVARSTTAVRNQALLATADALDSARSELSMANSKDLEKGRENGLDAAMLDRLELTPQRIDTMIEGLRQVASLPDPIGEITGMTYRPSGIQVGKMRVPLGVIGIIYESRPNVTVEAASLCLKSGNATILRGGSESIHSNQAIALCLARGLAEAGLPETAVQVVKTTDRAAVGELITMPEFVDVIVPRGGKGLIERISRDARVPVIKHLDGVCHVYIDSHADPEKALKVAVNAKTQRYGTCNTMETLLVDREIAEDILPLLASSFVEQGVELRGCEETRAIIEAVDATEDDWEAEYLAPVLAVRVVDGLDGAIEHINRYSSQHTDSIVTENYTRARRFITEVDSSSVMVNASTRFADGFEYGLGAEIGISTDKIHARGPVGLEGLTSQKYVVFGDGHIRT, encoded by the coding sequence ATGGATATTGCAGCTTACATGACCGAGGTCGGGCAGCAGGCGCGTGCAGCCGCAACGCTGGTTGCGCGCTCAACCACGGCTGTGCGCAATCAGGCGCTGCTTGCTACTGCGGATGCGCTTGATTCGGCCCGAAGCGAACTCTCCATGGCGAATAGCAAGGATCTTGAAAAAGGTCGCGAAAACGGCCTCGACGCGGCAATGCTTGACCGTCTGGAACTAACGCCTCAGCGCATCGATACCATGATCGAGGGGTTGCGGCAGGTGGCCTCCTTGCCCGATCCGATTGGCGAGATCACCGGCATGACTTATCGTCCGTCCGGCATTCAGGTGGGAAAAATGCGGGTGCCGCTCGGCGTGATCGGTATCATCTATGAATCCCGTCCCAATGTGACCGTGGAAGCGGCCAGTCTGTGCCTTAAATCGGGCAATGCCACCATTCTGCGAGGGGGTTCCGAGTCTATACACTCCAACCAGGCCATTGCCCTCTGTCTGGCCCGGGGTCTGGCGGAAGCAGGCTTGCCGGAGACTGCGGTTCAGGTGGTCAAGACGACGGATCGGGCTGCTGTGGGTGAGTTGATTACCATGCCCGAATTTGTGGATGTGATCGTGCCCCGGGGTGGCAAAGGGCTTATTGAGCGAATCAGCCGGGATGCCCGGGTGCCGGTTATCAAGCATCTGGACGGTGTATGCCACGTCTACATCGACAGTCACGCCGATCCGGAGAAGGCACTTAAAGTGGCAGTAAACGCCAAAACCCAGCGTTACGGCACCTGTAACACGATGGAAACCCTGCTGGTGGATCGCGAAATTGCCGAGGATATTCTGCCGTTGCTGGCGTCCTCATTCGTGGAGCAAGGTGTGGAACTGCGCGGCTGTGAAGAAACCCGCGCCATCATTGAAGCCGTTGATGCAACCGAGGACGACTGGGAAGCTGAGTATCTGGCGCCGGTATTGGCGGTGCGTGTCGTGGATGGCCTGGACGGCGCCATTGAGCATATTAATCGATACAGCTCACAGCACACCGACAGCATTGTTACTGAAAACTACACTCGCGCCCGTCGGTTTATCACCGAGGTGGATTCCAGTTCGGTCATGGTGAATGCGTCCACACGCTTTGCTGATGGCTTCGAGTATGGTCTGGGGGCTGAGATCGGTATCTCGACCGACAAGATCCACGCCCGCGGTCCGGTGGGGCTGGAAGGGCTGACGTCGCAGAAGTATGTGGTGTTCGGTGACGGTCATATCCGGACCTGA
- the nadD gene encoding nicotinate-nucleotide adenylyltransferase, whose protein sequence is MHVIYGGTFDPVHHGHLRLALEISDRLGVGQVSLVPCHIPPHRGDTGASSEQRLHLLTLAVADEPQLRVDERELKRSGASYTADTLRQLRNELGPDAPLVMVVGTDAFGGFDRWREWQQIPELAHIVVVRRPGSELEPSGVPARLLAEREACDPEALSSQPCGLILELNPPLLDISATGIRERIADGRSARYLMPDSVWFEIRRQGLYGACTAGNF, encoded by the coding sequence ATGCATGTGATCTATGGAGGCACATTTGATCCGGTGCATCATGGGCACCTGCGACTGGCACTGGAGATCAGTGACCGTCTCGGTGTTGGTCAGGTGAGCCTGGTGCCCTGTCATATTCCGCCTCATCGCGGCGATACGGGGGCTTCTTCTGAGCAACGCCTGCACCTGCTGACGCTCGCCGTCGCCGATGAGCCACAGCTCCGGGTGGATGAGCGGGAGCTGAAAAGGTCTGGCGCCTCCTATACGGCCGACACGCTTCGCCAGTTGCGTAATGAGCTCGGGCCTGATGCGCCACTGGTGATGGTGGTGGGGACCGATGCCTTTGGCGGTTTCGACCGCTGGCGAGAATGGCAACAGATTCCGGAACTCGCCCATATCGTTGTTGTCCGTCGTCCGGGGTCTGAACTGGAGCCCTCGGGAGTGCCGGCACGTTTGCTGGCGGAACGCGAAGCGTGCGATCCCGAAGCCCTTTCCAGCCAGCCTTGCGGGTTGATTCTCGAGCTGAATCCGCCCTTGCTGGATATCTCCGCCACCGGCATTCGCGAGCGCATTGCAGACGGCCGTTCTGCCCGCTACCTTATGCCGGACTCGGTGTGGTTCGAGATTCGTCGCCAAGGACTATACGGAGCCTGCACCGCGGGGAACTTTTAG
- the rsfS gene encoding ribosome silencing factor, whose protein sequence is MQAEQLKDLVVNALEDVKAQDVSIIDVRDRTSVTDFMVLASGTSNRHVKSLADSVVSDAKEQGVRASNVEGLTASDWILVDLGDVVVHVMMPATREFYDLERFWRDAPDLGVAGRE, encoded by the coding sequence ATGCAGGCAGAACAACTGAAAGATCTGGTAGTTAACGCGCTTGAAGATGTGAAAGCACAGGACGTCAGTATCATTGATGTCCGTGACCGCACCAGTGTCACCGACTTCATGGTTCTGGCATCCGGAACGTCCAATCGTCACGTGAAATCCCTCGCCGACTCCGTAGTTTCCGATGCAAAGGAACAAGGCGTGCGGGCAAGCAATGTTGAGGGTCTAACGGCCAGCGACTGGATACTGGTGGATCTTGGTGATGTGGTGGTCCACGTCATGATGCCCGCCACCCGGGAATTTTATGATCTGGAGCGCTTCTGGCGCGATGCACCGGATCTTGGTGTTGCAGGCAGAGAGTAA
- the rlmH gene encoding 23S rRNA (pseudouridine(1915)-N(3))-methyltransferase RlmH, with amino-acid sequence MRLRLICVGQKMPDWVSAGYNDYARRMPSELSLELVEIPMAHRGKNPDIPRLMQRESDAILAAAGSKDRVVALEVGGRPWSTEKLASQLENWQQDGRDVSFLVGGPDGLADACRLRADQQWSLSPLTLPHPLVRIVLAEQLYRAWSITRNHPYHRA; translated from the coding sequence ATGCGCTTACGTCTGATCTGCGTGGGGCAGAAAATGCCCGACTGGGTCAGTGCAGGGTATAACGATTACGCACGCCGGATGCCATCGGAATTGTCCCTGGAACTGGTCGAAATCCCCATGGCACACCGGGGCAAAAACCCGGATATCCCCAGACTGATGCAACGCGAAAGTGATGCCATCCTGGCAGCTGCTGGCTCAAAAGACCGGGTGGTTGCGCTGGAAGTGGGCGGACGCCCGTGGTCGACAGAAAAGTTGGCGAGTCAGCTTGAAAACTGGCAGCAGGATGGCCGAGACGTGAGCTTTCTTGTTGGTGGTCCGGACGGATTGGCAGACGCCTGCCGGCTGCGTGCCGACCAACAGTGGTCATTGTCACCTCTCACACTGCCGCATCCGCTGGTGCGGATTGTTTTGGCTGAGCAGCTGTACCGGGCCTGGTCGATTACCCGCAATCACCCGTACCACCGGGCTTAG
- the mrdA gene encoding penicillin-binding protein 2, with translation MPWGEFKDTAAERRLFQRRTIVVMTFVVLMIGGLIARMYQLQVVEHEVFTTLSDKNRVQVQSVPPPRGLIYDRNHVLLAENRPVFSVTLVPERVDGMDQTLSQLGGILDVSGEDLERFHRRLQEPRRPFQEIPLRYDLNEQEMARLAVHRHELPGVEVKAELVRYYPHSTLTSHSLGFVGRINRDELQRIDPVNYAGTNYIGKSGIERFYEELLHGTVGYQHVETNARGRTLRVLERENPVPGEDLQLQLDLRLQERAYDLLDDRRGAIVAIEPATGGILALASVPGFDTNKFVTGISVKDYRELSESRDKPLFNRALRGQYPPGSTLKPMLAIAALDSGATDRDYTIWDPGYFQLNNSGRRYRDWKRTGHGWVDLMDAMAESCDVYFYEIAVKMGVDTMYSYLSRFGFGEDASLDVSGALSGLLPSKEWKRAMRSEPWYPGDSVNLGIGQGFMLATPLQLATATSLIANRGTWVEPRLLREIDGDTPVEQYLPDGNHEPLKLKNPADWEFVVDTMAEVMHGRHGTARGSGRNAPFRMAGKTGTAQVFSLAEDEEYDAEEIRERLRDHALFVGFAPVDNPKIAVAVIVENGGGGSSTAAPVARELFDAWLVEFPAGDQEAVVGNVENKGLD, from the coding sequence ATGCCGTGGGGTGAGTTCAAGGATACTGCTGCCGAGCGTCGCCTGTTCCAGCGACGCACCATCGTGGTCATGACATTCGTCGTGCTGATGATCGGTGGCTTGATTGCCCGGATGTACCAGCTCCAGGTTGTCGAACACGAGGTTTTCACCACGCTTTCTGACAAGAATCGTGTGCAAGTCCAGTCTGTGCCCCCGCCCCGGGGGCTTATTTACGATCGCAATCATGTCCTGCTGGCGGAGAATCGACCGGTTTTCAGTGTAACCCTGGTTCCCGAGCGTGTAGATGGCATGGACCAGACCCTGTCTCAGCTTGGCGGAATTCTGGATGTCTCGGGTGAGGACCTCGAGCGTTTCCATCGCCGGTTGCAGGAGCCCAGGCGCCCGTTTCAGGAGATCCCTCTCCGGTATGACCTGAATGAGCAGGAAATGGCCCGCCTCGCGGTGCATCGCCATGAGCTCCCGGGCGTGGAGGTAAAGGCAGAGCTGGTTCGTTATTATCCCCACAGTACGCTGACGTCTCATTCGCTCGGATTTGTAGGGCGGATTAACCGTGATGAACTGCAGCGCATTGATCCAGTGAATTACGCGGGTACCAACTACATCGGCAAATCCGGTATTGAGCGTTTTTACGAAGAGCTCCTCCACGGAACAGTGGGTTACCAGCATGTTGAAACCAATGCCCGTGGCCGGACCTTACGGGTTCTGGAACGTGAGAATCCGGTTCCGGGTGAAGACCTCCAGCTGCAGCTGGACCTGAGGCTGCAGGAACGCGCCTACGACCTTCTGGACGACCGGCGAGGTGCAATTGTGGCCATTGAACCCGCCACCGGAGGGATCCTGGCGCTGGCGAGTGTGCCTGGTTTCGATACCAACAAATTTGTCACGGGCATTAGCGTCAAAGACTATCGCGAGCTGAGCGAAAGTCGGGATAAGCCGCTGTTCAACCGGGCCCTCAGGGGGCAGTATCCGCCGGGCTCGACTCTCAAACCGATGCTGGCGATTGCCGCCCTTGATAGCGGTGCAACGGACCGGGATTACACGATCTGGGATCCGGGGTACTTTCAGCTTAACAATTCTGGTCGGCGTTATCGGGACTGGAAGCGGACTGGTCACGGCTGGGTAGACCTGATGGATGCCATGGCGGAATCCTGCGACGTCTACTTCTACGAGATCGCCGTGAAAATGGGGGTGGATACCATGTACAGCTACCTTTCCCGATTTGGCTTCGGGGAAGATGCGTCACTTGATGTATCCGGCGCCCTGAGCGGTTTGCTGCCATCCAAAGAGTGGAAGCGTGCCATGCGGAGCGAGCCCTGGTATCCCGGAGATTCGGTGAACCTGGGGATCGGTCAGGGATTCATGCTGGCGACGCCACTTCAGCTGGCAACGGCGACCTCTCTGATTGCCAACCGTGGCACCTGGGTCGAGCCTCGCTTGCTGAGGGAAATTGATGGGGACACGCCCGTAGAGCAGTATCTTCCGGACGGAAATCATGAGCCGCTGAAGCTCAAGAATCCGGCCGATTGGGAGTTTGTCGTCGACACCATGGCGGAAGTCATGCATGGCCGGCACGGCACAGCCCGTGGTTCAGGTAGAAACGCGCCTTTCCGGATGGCGGGTAAAACAGGAACGGCGCAAGTGTTCAGCCTTGCGGAAGACGAAGAGTATGACGCTGAAGAAATTCGCGAGCGATTGCGGGATCATGCGCTGTTCGTGGGTTTTGCGCCGGTAGACAATCCAAAGATTGCGGTTGCTGTGATTGTTGAAAACGGTGGGGGTGGCAGCAGTACCGCTGCACCAGTCGCCCGTGAGTTGTTTGATGCCTGGCTGGTGGAGTTTCCCGCCGGGGATCAAGAGGCCGTCGTTGGCAATGTCGAAAACAAGGGGCTGGATTGA